GGGGTTCACCTCCAGGGCCTAGGCGGCCCGGGGGACCTCTGGGGGAATCTCCCGCCCGGGCAGGAGGAGGCGGAGGGGCCTCCCCCGCCTGAGGCTTCCAGGTTCCGCTTAGAATTGCCGTCAAGGAGGCGGACTATGAAGGGCGCGTTTAGGCTTCTGGCTCTCTCCTTGGGGCTGGTCCTTCTCTTCTCCATGTGCGGAGGACAGGCCCAGTCGGACTTCACCCTTTCTCTCAACCCCACAAGCCTCACCATTCGGCAGGGGGAAAGCGGGCGGACCGCCCTCACCCTTACCCCGCAGGGGGGCTTCACGGGAACGGTGAGCTTGAGCTTAGTGGACGGGAACGGGAACCCGGTTCCTGTGGTCACACTTTCCCCCACCACGGTGAGCGTGACCGGTCCCAACCCTGTGACCCAGACCCTCACCGTCAATGTGGCCAGCGGCGCGCCAAGGGGGAGCTACAGCCTCCAGGTCCGGGCCACCTCAGGGAATCTCACCAGGACAGCGAGCCTGAGCCTCACGGTAGCCGCCGCGGGCGGCACTACTTGGACGGTGCGGCGCTCGGGGACGGACAAGGACCTTTGGGGCGTCACCTACGGGAATGACCTCTTTGTGGCGGTGGGGAGATCGTCGGAGGAGGTGGATGGCATCATCCTCACCTCCCCGGACGGGGTGAGGTGGACGCAGCGGTACTTGGGGAGGACGCCCCTCCTTGACATCACCTACGGGGCCGGCCTCTTTGTGGCGGTGGGGTGGAAGGGCATCATCCTCACCTCCCCGGACGGGGTGAACTGGACGAGGACGAGGAAGGTCTCGAGGACAGACGACCTCCTTTGGGGCGTCACCTACAGGAATGGCCTCTTTGTGGCGGTGGGGGGATCGCTGGAGGAGAAGGCCATCATCCTCACTTCCCGGGACGGGGTGAACTGGACGAGGCAGGACCCGGGGTCCAAGGTTATACTCTCTAGCGTCACCCACGGGTCCGGTCTCTTTGTGGCGGTGGGGGATGGGGGCACCATCCTCACGTCCCCGGACGGGGTGAACTGGACGAGGCAGTCCTCAGGGACGGACAGGCACCTTGGGGGCGTCACCTACGGCTCTGGCCTCTTCGTGGCGGTGGGGGATGGGGGCACCATCCTCACGTCCCCGGACGGGGTGAACTGGATGCGGCAGAACTCGGGGACGGTTTGGAGTCTCCCTGGCGTCATCTACGGGAATGGCCTCTTTGTGGTGGTGGGGGTTAGGGGCATCATCCTCACCTCCCCGGATGGGGTGAACTGGACGAGGCGGGATTCGGGGACGGATAAGCCCCTCTGGAAGGTCACCTACGGAAACGGCACCTTTGTAGCGGTGGGCAAGGAGGGCACCATCCTTACCTCCCCTGAGAGGAGGGGCGGACTATGAAGGGCGCATTTAGGCTTCTGGCTCTCTCCTTGGGGCTGGCCCTTCTCTTCTCCACGTGCGGAGGACAGGCCCAGTCGGACTTCACCCTTTCTCTCAACCCCGCGAGCCTCACCATTCGGCAGGGGGAAAGCGGGCGGACCACCCTCACCCTCACCCCGCAGGGGGGCTTTACGGGGCAGGTGAGCCTCTCCCTGGTGGACGGGAACGGGAACCCGGTTCCATTGGTCACCCTCTCCCCCACCACGGTGAGCGTGACCGGCCCCAACCCTGTGACCCAGACCCTCACCGTCAATGTGGCCAGCGGCGCGCCAAGGGGGAGCTACAGCCTCCAGGTCCGGGCCACCTCAGGGAATCTCACCAGGACAGCGAGCCTGAGCCTCACGGTAGCCGCCGCGGGCGGCACTACTTGGACGGTGCGGCGCTCGGGGACGGACACGTACCTCGTGGGCGTCACCTACGGGAATGGCCTCTTTGTGGCCGTGGGGTGGGATGGCATCATCCTCACCTCCCCAGACGGGGTGAACTGGACGCAGCAGTCCTCGGGGACGGATACGCCCCTCTCTGGCGTCACCTACGGGAATGGCCTCTTTGTGGCGGTGGGGTGGAAGGGCATCATCCTCACCTCCCCGGACGGGGTGAACTGGACGAGGACGAGGAAGGTCTCGAGGACAGACGACCTCCTTTGGGGCGTCACCTACGGGAATGGCCTCTTTGTGGCGGTGGGGTGGGATGGCATCATCCTCACTTCCCGGGACGGGGTGAACTGGACAGAGCAGGACTCGGGGACGGAAAGGTACCTTGAGGGCGTCATCTACGGAAACGGTCTCTTCGTGACCGTGGGCCACGGGGGCACCATCCTCACCTCCCCGGATGGCAAGAACTGGACGAGGCGGGATTCGGGGACGGAAAAGGTCCTTAAGAGGGTCACCTACGGGAATGGCCTCTTTGTGGCGGTGGGGTGGGATGGCATCATCCTCACCTCCCCAGACGGGGTGGACTGGACAGAGCAGGACTCGGGGACAGACAACCGGCTTTTGGGCATCACCCACGGGAATGGCCTCTTTGTGGCCGTGGGGTGGGATGGCATCATCCTCACCTCCCCGGACGGGGTGAACTGGACAGAGCAGGACTCGGGGACAGACAACTGGCTTTTGGGCATCACCCACGGGAATGGCCTCTTTGTGGCCGTGGGGTGGGATGGCACCATCCTTACCTCCCCCTGAGAGGAGGGGTTCTGGGGTATGGGGCCGCCCTGAAGGTGGCCCCTTAGCCCTTGCCCTCCTGGGGAGCGCCCCACCCTCACGGACCACTTCCCGCCAGACGCCCGGGGTGCGGGAGGCCCTAAGGCCTAGCGCATACCTTTCCACCCCCTGAAGGAGGCCTCCACCCGGCCTCCTCTTGCGGGGTTTATGCGGGGATCCCCGGGCATCTCTGGCAACTCTATGCACCCAAACCCCCCTCAGGAACGCCGTCCTATGCGCGAAGGCAAACTTTCGCGAAGACCGAACCGCGGTGGCCACCAGAGCCCCCCGAGATCCCCGGGGGTCGGGCCTCGAGGATCCCCGGGGGTTGGACCCCATGGTGGCCACTACCGAAGGCGGCCCCTCCCCGCCTCCCTCTAGCTGGCGGGGATCCCCGGGGATCACCGGGCCATGAGGTAGAGCCTGTGGGGGGAGGACCAGACCAGAGCGGACGAGGAGGCGAGCGCAGCGAGCCCCGGAGGCCGAGGGGGGTTTGGGGGGCACCCCCTCAAGGGGGTCCACCCGTCTGGGTTCGGACCACGGTGGCCACGATGTCGGGTTCGCAGACCGGATCCCGTCGCGACGCACCCCACTAGCTGGGCACACATAAAAGCGGGCCGTAAGCGTCGCGGGGTTTTTCGCGGGGGGGCAGGGGGGTGAGGGCCGCCCAGAATGGCCTATAATCGTGGATGGTGTGGAAGAAGGTCGTGCGTCGCTTACGAGGGCGGCCCGAGGGGGGCGGAGCCCCCTAGAGTCGGGGGCGAAGCGTAGCGAAGCCCCCGACTCTAGGGGGCTCCAGAGGATTTCTCCCTCCCCCCCCTCCCCCCCTGCCCCCCGGACCGAACGTTCAAGGGGGTGCAGGGGGGCGTCAGTCCCCCCTGCCTGCAAACCGGGCGCCGGGCGTGGAAGGGGGC
This Thermus sediminis DNA region includes the following protein-coding sequences:
- a CDS encoding beta propeller repeat protein, whose amino-acid sequence is MKGAFRLLALSLGLALLFSTCGGQAQSDFTLSLNPASLTIRQGESGRTTLTLTPQGGFTGQVSLSLVDGNGNPVPLVTLSPTTVSVTGPNPVTQTLTVNVASGAPRGSYSLQVRATSGNLTRTASLSLTVAAAGGTTWTVRRSGTDTYLVGVTYGNGLFVAVGWDGIILTSPDGVNWTQQSSGTDTPLSGVTYGNGLFVAVGWKGIILTSPDGVNWTRTRKVSRTDDLLWGVTYGNGLFVAVGWDGIILTSRDGVNWTEQDSGTERYLEGVIYGNGLFVTVGHGGTILTSPDGKNWTRRDSGTEKVLKRVTYGNGLFVAVGWDGIILTSPDGVDWTEQDSGTDNRLLGITHGNGLFVAVGWDGIILTSPDGVNWTEQDSGTDNWLLGITHGNGLFVAVGWDGTILTSP